One Eretmochelys imbricata isolate rEreImb1 chromosome 9, rEreImb1.hap1, whole genome shotgun sequence genomic window, GCAGAACTCCGCAATACATAACTGGTCGACACTCAGGCTGAGCCcagggaccaggatttggccctcagcTTCATGGTATTGGCCTCTTTTCCACTGTTTTGATTACCACTTACCTGGATACAATAGGTAGTAACCACAGCTTCTTTTCCTCTCCAAATACTTGCTGAAGATTCTTTATGAAGCCCAGATTGAATCCATTTTTATCTGGGCCATTTTGAAACACTGGAGCTGAGAACGCCTCTATGGACAGATGCCATcataggggaaaaaataaaagaagccaatgttaaataaaatattttatgctGAAGCTCCAACATAAGGTGTCTAAGATTTTTCAAAACCTTGCTTTGTTACACATTAAAGTGATGACACTGTATCCTCATGGGAATTTTCAATGGAcaaatcctgaggtcccttcctcaCTCAAACTTCATCAAAATCAAAGGAAGCCCatttagacattaggaaaataatacatattttaatcaATGCAAAGTAAATTACCGTCTTTAAGCTATACAGTAGCCATCTTTGAGTACACTAagccagtggttcttaaccacaggtacatgtacccctgggcatactcagaggtcttccagggggtacatcaactcatctatatatttgtctagttttacaacaggctacataaaaagcactagagaaatcagtataaattaaaatttcatacagacagtgaccggtttatactgctctatatactatacactgaaatgtaagtaaaatatttatattccagttgatttattttataattatatggtaaaaatgagaatgtaagcaatttttctgtaacagtgtgctgtgacacttttgtatttttatgtctggttttgtaagcaagtagttttttaagtgaggtgaaacttgggggtacacaagacaaatcagactcctgaaaggggtacagtagtctggaaaggttgagagccactgcattcAGCAATTAAACATACCACACCATGGACCAAAATGGAAATATTACAGGAATGAATGTGGAGATCACAGCCATTTCTTTTTGCATGCCTGTAAATCTTTACATTATCATTTCTCTCACCTTAAAATTGATGGCATGGATTTGGTTTTGCAGATGAAACCCATAGAATAATCATAAAACCAATTAACGATGTTTTAATTTAATCCccaaaacaaaaattataaaatgaaGTTTATTATTTAATGTGTTTAAACATTCTTTCATGAGACTTGCTCTGAATTTCACTGGaaagacacaaaaattggggaatttCTAATCCTAAGACTGGAAGCATAAAACGGAAACAAACTCCCTTCTATGAACCATATCTCAAGTGTGGAAATTCAGAGTGCTTGATGAATTATCACTTATCTATCAAGAGTTAGGGGAGGATACACAGGCCCTGTGTTGAGAGATAAAAGCGGTGCAGGgagaaaatgataaaatagagGGCAtcagaaacagtatttttaaagttaCCTTCTACCCTGTTGTGTAGAGACCTGATGCTTCAGGCCAGCACAAAGGCCTATGGATGAGTTCTAGTGCCCTTTGAAAACGAGTTTTCAAGGCAAACCTACACTAGGTCTGtgcaagaaagagagagattaatcTGTGTGTGGAACTTTGctaaaaaagtttcaattttgttTCAAGCCACTTTGTCATTCAAAAATGTCACAGAATGGTAGTATCTGCATTGAAACGTGATATTTGTGCTCTAATGTGAAACCTGATCTTCACCCAAATGCAGTTTCAAATTTTGAAACTTGGAAGTTTTTTGGCTCAAAAATCATGGAATTTCagaattttttcacaaaactgaTCCAATTCCACAtacccctaccctcactcaccaTGAGAAAAGATGGATGTACTTTTGCTCAAATCCACTTGCTGTTTTACGGCCTACTCCAGCAAACACACGTGTAAGTAAATGTACTTAcaggtagtcccattgatttcagtgaataaAGTAAcgcataagcatttgcaggatcgggcccttctATTTTACAGTCTCCACGTCGCCAATTTAGCTTTTGTCAGCTGAAGAGGAAAACCCCCAGCAGTGTAAATTAGAAATCTTTTTATTTCAATGCTTTTTCAAATATTTGCTGGTTTACCTAGAGGTGAACAGCACACGTTTTTTTAGAACACTGCTTTATGGTGTACACATGGAATCTTACCCAAAGTAGACCTGTTTCTACTGACGAGCCAGCAGTGGTAGCCAAAGAGAAACATCAGGCTTAGAAAGAACATGACTGccacaaaaagaaggaaaaggacaTGGAACTTGGAACGTCCATTGGTCAATTCGTcctagaaataaaagcaaaaaaggaTAAAAGGACAtgaaaaagagggagagagaaatcttGGTGCCTAAAGGAAATCAGACGTTACACTGGATCCATTAAGGATGTGTGGGGTTTTCAgacttgcagaaaaaaaaaatcacctctccCTACAatgaatagacaagacaaagaagAAATAAGCTGGCTCTTTCCCTCATCACTTCCAAAGCAGATATACAGTGGGGCTTTGCTATTAATTTTTTGTATGGAACTGGGCCAGTATGTTCACAGTCCCCCATATGGGTATGTGAAGTGTCTCCTATGCCCACAGTGAATTTGGCAGGCAATAACAAGTGCTTTCAAAGCCTGTTCACATTCTGCTGAGTTTCCTTTAATCTTCACATTTTCCTGGATGCACATTAATATGCTGCCATCTTTTCCAATGGCTACATTCCAATTTAAGAGATCAGAAATTTGAACTCCCTCTCTCTCAGCTATAACAGCAACAAGCAGGTAAATCAAATGCTTGTGACAGATGTCTACAGTTAGTAAAAGCCCAGAAAATCTTACAGGTGgctgaaatgcttcatttcaCATGTTGGAGCATGAGGACCTCTCTGGCACTTAATTCCTGCAGTTTAAAGACAGACTGTACCTACCCCTTGCAAGTGAGCAAATGTGCAAAAGCCTTCCTCCACCTTACAAGTCCTACATAACGTAAGGGAGAGTTACAAAACCTTTGCCCTCCTGAGTATGTGGACTAATTCCCATTAGTGCCCCACAGGGGTGACTGGGTTGGAGGTATGGTTTACAGCACCATCTGTTATAAAATTGAGGTCCAGAGAgattaagggtacatctacactacgataaaaacacccacagctggacccagagcccaggctccagcctaagccccaATGTCTATACTAAAATTTGATAGCCTcatagcctgagtcagctgacgcAGGTCAGCTgcgggtgttttactgcagtgtagccatactctaagtgacttggccaaagtcacaAAGTGAACCAGCAACACCAGCAGGCATTAGATATCAAGAATCTTGAGGCCCATCTCCTGTTCCGTCAGCGGACACTGTCTCCATATAAACCAACTGCAATATAAAGAAGTGCTCAGTATTTCAGTCCGACTTTtaagccaaaaaagaaaaactataaGGAAACAATGAAGGTCAAAGCAGTTTCTTTGAATGCCATATCCTAAAATGAATGTGTGTAGATCAATGGCAGGATAAAGCTCTTTATATTAGTTCTAACtcgaagagaagagaaaagagaagatgTACTGCAGGAACTAAGCTTATGGAGACAAGCAGGAAAGTAACACCATGAAAACTAACACCAAAGTAGGTTTCATTTACTTTTCCCTCTCACTTGTTCCCTTAACACACTAAACTTGATCCACAGGAGCAAGGATTCAGAGAAGGTTGGGAAAGTGGGTCTGGGAATTACAGGAAACAAAGCATAAAGTCACAGAAAAGAATATACTCCAAGTAATAGTTTCCTGCAATGCTAATGAAAATGCGTATGTGGTGATCATGCAGCCACttaatacatttcaaatgttgGTAACCTGCCAATTTTTACCCAGGAGACAACTATCCCCCCCCAAGCAATACAAGCACATAAAGAGATGAGATGACATAATTTTTCAGTATTTCCCAAATAATAGTTGTTCTTGGATTTAGGAAGTTTCATTGTGTTCTGTTGCAAGATCACCACAACGATGTACTGATTCTGACTTGCTTTATAATTCTACCTCTCTAGTCACAAAGATCATTCCAGACATGACTGATATTCAATTGTAAATCTTTTATATCTGATCTCTCTCTCTGCGAGTCTTTACATTCCCCATACACAATACATAGGACAGTTAAAAAAATGAATACACTAAAACTGCAACTGGCAACAATGATCCCTGTAATATGTTGCTCAAGTCAGTTCTGGGACAGTATGTGTTACCGTTATCCTCATTCTCCCTCCATCACCCACTCCTTCTTATAGTTTATACACACTCacttgtattttgtttaaaattaggCTGCAAGTTCTGGGCCCTAAAGACTGGCTGAAAATATGTCCTTTCATGCACAAATTTGGTAGCATTTGTAGAAGAAATTTAAAAACAGGTTTagcatttttcagccaaaaccttTCTACAACTGGAGCCTATTTTCCCTTCAGTTTGTGCATATCTGAATCACAATGTGAGTTAAACGGACATACAGAATTCAAGAAAAAGCCCCTCTACTACTGAAATGCAATATATTTTTCTGTGGAATGACAGTAAGAGTAACACAGCAGAGTTTAAAGCCACAATAAGagtaataaaatacataaaagtaACATGATTTCATACACTTACTGTCCAATACTTGAtgacatacttgaagactgttgcAGCAATATACATGCAATACAACAAAGAATACATTAAAAACAGTAGAAAGAATTTGTAGTTAGAAAATCCAACGCAGTTATTCACCCTAAAGAATTAAAGCAAAGTTGAAATCAGGATACTTACAGCACATGTGGTCCAAAGACAAGGaatacaaaagtaattttttaaattttaaatgtaggTGCTTGATTATACAAAACAATCTGTTCAATAATAGCTCCCCTTAGTGGTAACAATGAAATGTAACTGAGTTCTTGGTTACTTTTGTATTTTACCTGCAAGCAAAAGTCACACCAAGCAAAACATGATAAATGTATTTGATAACATCAAAAGACCAGACCTCCATCAGTTTGGTCTCGTCGCTAGTTTGTCACAGAGATGGGCTCAAGCTGCAAAATTCATATCTGGATTTCAAATACCCCAAACTCTGAAGGTACCCAGATTTGGGATTTTGATTTGGCTTGTATGGGCcatttgggcctgattcaccacggATGTCCACCTCGTGGAGTAATTTACACATGTGCAAAATGAGTGCAAAATGGTAGTAAgtcagaattctccactcacaTTGGTGATAGCATCTTATACCCTCTTTATatatggggtgggatccgagttactacagagatttctttcctgggtatttggctggtgaatcttgcccacatgctcagggttcagctgattgccatatttggggtcaggaaggaattttcctccagggcagattggaagaggccctggggatttttccccttcctctgcagcatggggcacgggtcacttgctggatgattctctgcaccttgaagtctttaaaccatgatttgaggacttcaatagctcagacataggtgagaggtttattgcaggagtggatgggtgagattcggtggccagcattgtgcaggaggtcagactagatgatcataatggtcccttctgacattaacatctatgaatctatgtgtaAATCTTTCCACTAGGTATTAATCAGTGGTGCATCAGACTCACATCTGGACCTGGGTTCAAATTTGGAACCCCCTACGTTTGGGAATAAGATACGGGGGTATGTTTCAGACCCATGTCTGTGTTGCCTCTGGTTCCTGAAGCCTCCCTTCTAGTAAAGGGGAGggagtagcagagctgggaaaaccCAAAGACAGTAATTAAAAAATCTCAACCAGGTAGTTCTGGGAAATAAGTATATGGGGGCAAACTCTCAAAGTGTGAGCTTTAATTTTTCATGCACCATTCTGCAGACACTATCACATATGCCCAAATGACACCATTTCATATGCATACTGCATGCAAATATTATTGGTGGGTGCAACTACtaactgcttgcccaaatgattaTGTACCCAAAATGAAAGGTAGGGTTGAGGCCCCTTTACAATTCTGGGTAATAATCTAAGAGTAGATTAGTTTATAACAGCTTCTAAAAATGCAgttaataaaacaagaatattcCTTATCTGTCCCTCAAAAGAAATCAAATGCTTCAAGCAAGTCTTCCCAGTATGTTCATTTCATACAGTgctaaacacaaaaaagagatACATCCTCCATGATAAAAGAAAGAGGCATGCAGACACAATACCAACAAAAGCATTTAAATAGCCTTTACTTTCAGAAAGATACAGACCAATATCCTGGACATACCATGGGCAATGATGATCCATTTTTAACACACACctgcaaaaggaaagaaaaagaatacaACAAAGAGGATCCTTATGTTTGGAACTTAAACAGACTCATAAACAAAGACTCCACCAACTGTAGGTCAGAAGACTTTGTTGCTGTTTTGTGTTGGATTtctacaaagagatagatttaaGATAGCTGCTATCATTCCATCATTCTTAAGGCAGGCACCATTTTTAAGGCTGACTATTTGTTGTTGTAAGAGCTACCGACATCcttggtgctgtacaagacaAAAAATGAAGATGGTTCCTGCTCTGGGGTGCTTACAATCTTTGCATGATCAATACATAGCGAAGGCctgacatatttaaaaaaaaaaaaaaaaaaaaaaaaaaggacttttttgAGTGcactgacagtggctagtgcctTTCATAAATTGGCAAACCTTCCACCAGATTCACACCCATGCAGGCAAAGTGTAGAAACTATAACCACAAAACATATTAGGGACACAGTATTTTGGGAGTGCAAATGCTAACGCTTTCGTGCATGTAGGTGCTGGCACACGTGCACAAGACCTAGCAGAAGTCCTTTTGACTGTTTCGCCCTTACTGTTTAGCTATTCTTGAACATAGGAAAACATTTGGATACTTCTATGTGTATAAGTACATGTTCAAGacattgtcatttttgttgcttagCAGTGGCTCAATTCACTGgtgtcaaaacatttcaacaacTTACATAGCACAAACAGAACAGTGGTGACAACGGTCAGGCTTGATTAGCTGGCATCTATCACAAAATCGAATAGCTAAAATTAAACACAGAAGTATTAGAGTTAGTAGTTAGTGTTAAATAATGAGCAGGAAGAGAACACACACTTAATATTCTGTTCATGTTCTCATCCTTTCCCTCATAACTGACTTCCCAAACAACTTTACAGTTGATTCAGGCTGCCAGGCAAAAAAACAGATAAATGGTGGTCCTAATACTCCAAGGGGCTGGCTTTGAGGTGAATGTACATCCAGCTTGAAGGCAGTCAAAAGAAACGTAGAAACAGGATGTGTGTACACATGTACATTTGTGTTGTGGCTTTGAAAAAGCTCCATTTAAACAATGGCCCAGGACAAAAATTGCTTACTTCAGATCCTAAGTTTGCTGACTAAAGAATACACAGGCCTGAACACTGCAGCAATTCCAAGCATAGAACTCCTTTAGGCTTCAACAAGAGTTCCAtgtgttactcctgagggcattctgtgccaaaaaattaaaaattctgcacacaatattttaaaattctgaaaattgtatttgtcaaataaatgtagaggctccagcatgacactggggagcacaggccactggctgcacagaggtgggagatcactgtgcagctttcCCCCTGGACACGGACTCAGCAGTGATGCTGCACCCAACTCTGACATAGCGCGaggaccgggcctgccccagaaacaccccagagccctgcccctctgtgctaagtgcaccaggtgtgggcaggcaggctcagccaggcaagatccaagtgtggaggggcttagtgtgagGGGATCCATGTGTGGGGTGAGAAGGTTCTGTGTgggggtggctcagtgggggatctggtgcggggggatctggatgcacagaggcttgttggggggttctgtgTACAACattaatgggactctgcaggggggtccagatgaaggtggttggggctcagtggggtctgtgtgtctggTTGTGGGGGGACAGAGCTTGGCAGGGGAGTCTGGGTGCGGGGGGGTGCCTCGGTggtggggtccagatgctgggggagtggggctcagtggggtggggatccaggtacGGGTGGCTTGTCAGGGTAGTCCAGGTGcaaggggagtggggctcattgggggggttttgtttgtggggggggtgaggtttggtgggagggtctgggtatgagggggttggatgggggagcagctccctgtacagtgatccctccctctgcagctgaggagcgatgggtgcaggaagcacctgggggggtggagtttgcagagcttcctacagccgggggagaaatctgggggtgggtctgacacagccctggatgctgtgccagggaagaggaagtcccatgtCCTCCCAGCTCAGCTGGGACTAGTAGCTGAGCCCAGCACAAGGTAGGAGCTaccagccgggtcttccccagtcctgctccctgtcccacagtgatttacctctctgcaggCTGCACTGGGCATCCAAAACATACTactggggagggtcacatgactgcttttgtggcttccctttgcttccctgtcagaaagtcatttttctgcagggaagcaaagaattCTGCTGGGGGAAAATTCTGTacatgcgcagtggcacagaattcccccaggagtaacaacGTGTATCTGGTTGCAGAACTAGGTCCATAAGGGACCATAACTGTTTACCTCATTTATGGGGCCATgtcctgaagtctttactcaggccAAACCCTCtttgaaatggggaaaaaaaaaaaaaaaaggctacaaGATTTGTTTCTACACATAGGTGTAGTTTGGCTTCCATATTTGTGGGGGCAGCTGCAGTCAGGCCAAAGGGgccacatgggggggggggggggggaagacataCAAATTCCATGCCTGCCCGAGCTTTCcgtttttgggggtgggagggtggcagTACTCTCCTATCCCCCCCAAGCTATACCCATGATTCTACATTAATAACTACCGTTTCCAAACTATAACTACAGAAAGGAAGACAACATAAGGCTAAGCCCCTGGCACTCTACTTGAAAATGTGATAAGTATTCAAGGATTTCTCGTTTTCCCCAATCAGGAGGGTTGGAGGAGGAAGCCAGGAAGGAAATCCTTTTAAACTAATAGTATTTCCTCAGCATTAAAGTTCTGAGCACTGAAATCCTTTAGCAGTATGTCTTGGCATGAGGGATTTGCTGATACTGTCAGTATAAAATGGATTGCCAGCATACAATGCTTAGCATGATTGAATAGATTTACATCAACAGAGCCTCTGCTTAACTGACCTCCATTCCCCGTTCTTGTGTACACTGGCAACTTCCTTGCAATTTCGACAAGAATCTGCCTCTGTACCTCCGGTCTCTCTTCATTTTCATAGCGCTCTTTGTCAGCATAGGACATATGGAACTAGAAGCAGAAATGATGAGAGGACCCGTTATCCATGTGTAGTACAGTAATATTTCAAATGCAGGCCAGGTTGGAAAAGCCATTATCCTCCCACCACTTCCAAAGCACAAACATTAATCACACTTAGAAGAGCTTTCATTTAGGAGATAAACAGAGAGGTAATCACTGTTGGACAGATCAACTGCTGCGGAACTAACTGATTCACTCATAAGAGATACAAACCGAAATTGAGGTCAGAGCATAATAGATTAGCTTCACTACTACATGTTGCCTTAGATGTTTTCTCttcattaaataacaaataataatgatgatgataataatagcGGCATTTACATTGCACTTTATGAggcagattctgttctcagttacgtTAGTTCAAATCTGGAGTATTCCACTGACATAAATTTACATCTTTGTAACTAAGCTCAGACTCTGGAGCTGTATTTTTAAACTGCTGCACAAACATTCATTAACTCAACCTCAAACAGCCTTCTGAGGTTGGTATTTTGCCAAATATTTTACCAAGGGGTATAACAAAGCAtaaagaagtgaagtgacttgagTATAGTCAGACAGTAAATCAATGAC contains:
- the ZDHHC15 gene encoding palmitoyltransferase ZDHHC15 isoform X2, with the protein product MALSRGLRCCQRVLAWVPVVIITLVVLWSYYAYVCELCLVTLTNPVEQVTYLSIFHVIFVLFVWTYWKSVFTLPLQPDKKFHMSYADKERYENEERPEVQRQILVEIARKLPVYTRTGNGAIRFCDRCQLIKPDRCHHCSVCAMCVLKMDHHCPWVNNCVGFSNYKFFLLFLMYSLLYCMYIAATVFKYVIKYWTDELTNGRSKFHVLFLLFVAVMFFLSLMFLFGYHCWLVSRNRSTLEAFSAPVFQNGPDKNGFNLGFIKNLQQVFGEEKKLWLLPIVSRLPVNMDE
- the ZDHHC15 gene encoding palmitoyltransferase ZDHHC15 isoform X1 — its product is MALSRGLRCCQRVLAWVPVVIITLVVLWSYYAYVCELCLVTLTNPVEQVTYLSIFHVIFVLFVWTYWKSVFTLPLQPDKKFHMSYADKERYENEERPEVQRQILVEIARKLPVYTRTGNGAIRFCDRCQLIKPDRCHHCSVCAMCVLKMDHHCPWVNNCVGFSNYKFFLLFLMYSLLYCMYIAATVFKYVIKYWTDELTNGRSKFHVLFLLFVAVMFFLSLMFLFGYHCWLVSRNRSTLEAFSAPVFQNGPDKNGFNLGFIKNLQQVFGEEKKLWLLPIVSSQGDGHSFPMRTLCEAQNPLLANEEQWGDDGLDEENHGYHEGSSLAMEMET